A genomic region of Halobacteriovorax sp. JY17 contains the following coding sequences:
- a CDS encoding tetratricopeptide repeat protein yields the protein MTLLTFFTLLNVRAGIIVQEKGSTHLRWNIFAPKDLVQIQKNKDTVQFKTLNTELYIKLEQAIKEIDPDGKYITSIKAVGPSEMSNSSKIEVSLKSDAVELFSFYKDRDKKLVVDFWTEESNESNPISKAEAPAKVVAPKVVTKKTSTVAKPSKEVIVQKTVNPEVNSPYRDFRYGASFIWDYSPLAPKLKKIINLDSKTPEYFYKLKNRDVSKSEAEAHMQLTINLFRKKKWGLMYKSIKLFNKKYGESTEFDTNEFMKANAILRENFSKGNTEPVKMSISMFENILLKSKNYELRSGIYKYLIPYYIQADDYVKSLELTKKYYVDSKESHDYEESNFAAEGILYNLAKLKQVEKVQELLKEKTIQKILPKQVMLAYELYTYLSLEQSEEVIKLYEKNEKSLVKPVHPVILYNVAEAYFRNSNYARAAKIYDEFLKDYSFHTKSSEARIRIAQCWEIQEKNFEESIELYKNAINRSQNVEIGFEARIRYVALRNLRKKSVSEADREVKVFLTSGLENVRVEKDLKKLLWQVRLRTFIVEKKYDEALAYLNALPLKSMVPTDRRVFESDGAEVVYGVIETSFNEGQYANVIKAWEIYKDQYVDKVANDPQMNFLVANAYIRLGLIDGFDELYEKFSKAEFEVSKTFPIWVERTNHANTKSLLAELQIIRNLKLKNWDVVKKEIASLKKAKTNIDKLDYYQGLLAYHTGDWKEGSRAFERFLSSGRDESITDPKEVAELVKAYTDCLYEIGDTKKYQKVANALLSDTRRLKNKNEYMDSVREKVSYLNIELLAGDETDASFLVMESKIKNFKKEFSKSIYSGRINYLLGLSLLNNKKDDEGKKILEALISNDGVDEHIKNLARSELSMLKIKNKTL from the coding sequence TTGACACTTTTAACCTTCTTTACATTATTAAATGTAAGAGCGGGAATTATTGTCCAAGAAAAAGGTTCAACACATCTTAGGTGGAATATTTTCGCGCCAAAAGATCTCGTTCAAATACAGAAGAATAAAGACACAGTTCAATTTAAAACTTTAAACACAGAGCTCTACATCAAATTAGAACAAGCTATTAAAGAAATTGATCCAGATGGGAAGTACATCACTTCTATTAAGGCCGTAGGACCTTCTGAGATGAGTAATAGCTCTAAGATTGAGGTAAGTCTTAAGTCAGATGCAGTGGAGTTATTTAGCTTCTATAAAGATAGAGATAAGAAGTTAGTTGTAGATTTTTGGACAGAAGAAAGTAATGAGAGTAATCCAATTAGCAAAGCTGAGGCTCCAGCTAAAGTAGTAGCACCAAAAGTTGTTACTAAGAAAACGTCTACTGTTGCAAAACCTTCTAAAGAAGTAATTGTACAAAAGACTGTAAACCCTGAAGTAAATTCTCCTTACAGAGACTTTAGATATGGAGCATCTTTTATTTGGGACTATAGCCCACTTGCTCCAAAGTTAAAAAAGATCATTAATCTAGATAGCAAGACTCCGGAATACTTCTACAAGCTTAAGAATAGAGATGTTTCTAAGAGTGAAGCAGAAGCACACATGCAATTAACTATTAATCTCTTTAGAAAGAAGAAATGGGGATTAATGTATAAATCGATTAAACTATTTAATAAGAAGTACGGAGAAAGTACTGAGTTTGATACGAATGAATTTATGAAAGCGAATGCAATTCTAAGAGAGAATTTTTCTAAAGGTAATACAGAGCCAGTTAAGATGAGCATTAGTATGTTTGAAAATATTCTTCTAAAGTCTAAAAACTATGAACTTAGAAGTGGTATTTATAAGTATTTAATTCCTTATTATATTCAAGCAGATGATTATGTGAAGAGTTTAGAACTTACAAAGAAGTACTATGTAGACTCTAAAGAAAGTCATGATTACGAAGAATCAAACTTTGCAGCAGAGGGAATACTATATAACCTTGCAAAGCTAAAGCAAGTTGAGAAAGTTCAAGAATTACTTAAAGAAAAGACAATCCAAAAGATTCTTCCAAAACAAGTAATGTTAGCTTACGAATTGTATACATACCTAAGCCTTGAACAGTCGGAAGAAGTGATCAAGCTTTATGAGAAAAATGAAAAGAGCCTAGTAAAGCCAGTTCATCCAGTAATTTTATATAACGTTGCTGAGGCTTACTTTAGAAATTCTAATTATGCTAGAGCGGCTAAAATTTATGATGAGTTTTTAAAAGACTACTCATTTCATACAAAGAGTTCTGAAGCGAGAATTAGAATTGCTCAGTGCTGGGAAATTCAAGAGAAAAACTTTGAAGAATCGATTGAGCTTTATAAGAATGCAATCAATAGATCTCAAAATGTAGAAATTGGTTTTGAAGCAAGAATTAGGTATGTTGCTCTTAGAAATTTAAGAAAAAAGAGCGTTTCCGAAGCAGATAGAGAAGTTAAGGTCTTCTTAACTTCGGGACTTGAGAATGTAAGAGTAGAAAAAGATCTCAAGAAGCTTCTATGGCAAGTAAGGCTTAGAACTTTCATTGTTGAAAAGAAGTATGATGAGGCACTTGCTTATTTAAACGCTCTTCCTCTAAAGTCTATGGTTCCAACTGATAGAAGAGTATTCGAGAGTGACGGAGCAGAAGTTGTATACGGTGTTATTGAAACTTCATTTAATGAAGGACAGTATGCAAATGTAATAAAGGCATGGGAAATTTATAAAGATCAGTATGTAGATAAAGTTGCAAATGATCCTCAAATGAATTTTCTAGTAGCAAATGCTTATATCAGACTTGGCCTAATTGATGGATTTGATGAACTTTATGAGAAGTTTTCAAAAGCAGAGTTTGAAGTTTCTAAGACATTTCCAATCTGGGTTGAGAGAACAAATCATGCTAATACGAAATCACTTCTAGCAGAGCTTCAAATTATTAGAAACTTAAAGTTGAAGAACTGGGACGTTGTAAAAAAAGAAATTGCTAGCTTAAAGAAGGCTAAAACAAATATTGATAAGCTTGATTATTATCAGGGACTTCTCGCTTACCATACTGGTGATTGGAAAGAAGGATCAAGAGCATTTGAAAGATTTCTTTCAAGTGGAAGAGATGAGTCAATAACAGATCCTAAAGAAGTTGCTGAACTTGTAAAAGCTTATACAGACTGTCTTTATGAAATAGGCGATACAAAGAAGTATCAAAAAGTTGCAAACGCATTACTTTCAGATACAAGAAGATTAAAGAATAAGAATGAATATATGGATTCAGTAAGAGAGAAAGTTTCTTACTTAAATATTGAATTACTTGCAGGTGATGAAACAGACGCAAGTTTTCTAGTAATGGAATCAAAAATAAAGAATTTTAAGAAAGAGTTTAGCAAGTCAATTTACTCAGGAAGAATAAATTACTTATTAGGTCTCTCTCTTTTAAATAATAAGAAGGATGATGAAGGTAAGAAAATTCTTGAAGCTCTTATTTCAAATGATGGAGTAGATGAGCATATCAAGAATTTGGCTCGAAGTGAGCTTAGTATGCTTAAAATTAAGAATAAAACTTTATAA
- a CDS encoding sigma 54-interacting transcriptional regulator — translation MESVRVELFGKDPKVTKAISVARNISVTKAPVLVVGETGVGKRALSRYIHENSTRANNSYICVDCSADDQTVENQILGHREDETGRFVKGALEAANGGSVVFANIDCLEDEFQKRLHKILNELEDYDIDVRILATTTKNLSKLVGSGRFYRGLYTFISSNAISLTPLRERVTDLEEIARHFVQEFSEDSVSVDSSAMDKILGHYWTHNVNELRTVLENALENNSTGVLTEADLEIGEKKAVSMMSDDDSDGIRLMSLKEAEKLLIKKALIHTSENRTQAAKILGVSIRTLRNKINEYRNNGSAYFVNLR, via the coding sequence ATGGAATCAGTTAGAGTTGAGCTTTTCGGTAAAGATCCTAAAGTTACGAAGGCCATTTCGGTAGCTAGGAATATTTCTGTAACAAAAGCGCCTGTACTTGTTGTAGGGGAAACTGGAGTAGGAAAAAGAGCGCTAAGTCGTTATATCCACGAAAATTCAACTAGAGCTAATAACTCGTACATCTGTGTAGATTGTTCTGCAGATGATCAAACAGTTGAAAACCAAATCCTTGGTCATAGAGAAGATGAGACTGGACGATTTGTAAAAGGAGCTCTTGAAGCAGCAAATGGTGGATCAGTAGTATTCGCTAATATTGACTGTCTTGAAGATGAATTCCAAAAGAGACTTCACAAAATTTTAAATGAATTAGAAGACTACGATATCGACGTAAGAATTCTTGCAACTACTACTAAGAATCTTTCTAAGTTAGTAGGTTCTGGAAGATTCTACAGAGGTCTTTATACTTTCATTTCTTCAAACGCAATTTCTCTTACTCCTCTTAGAGAAAGAGTTACCGACCTTGAAGAAATCGCAAGACACTTTGTTCAAGAGTTTTCAGAAGATTCTGTTTCAGTTGATAGCTCTGCAATGGACAAGATCCTAGGACATTACTGGACTCATAATGTAAATGAACTTAGAACGGTTCTTGAAAACGCTCTTGAAAATAATTCAACAGGTGTTCTTACTGAAGCAGATCTAGAGATCGGTGAGAAGAAAGCTGTAAGCATGATGAGTGATGATGACTCTGATGGAATCAGATTGATGTCACTTAAAGAAGCTGAAAAATTATTAATCAAAAAAGCTCTTATTCATACAAGTGAAAATAGAACTCAAGCTGCAAAGATTCTTGGAGTATCTATTAGAACACTAAGAAATAAGATTAACGAATACAGAAATAATGGTTCAGCATACTTTGTTAACTTAAGATAG